A section of the Streptomyces sp. V3I8 genome encodes:
- a CDS encoding carbohydrate ABC transporter permease, translating to MKRSPMARLWPNATALVLFVVFAFPVYWMFATSLKPTGDIIADDPVFVPTDITFDHFGKALDADNFWTLVGNSLTVTVLAVVFSLVIALLASFALARMRFKGRRGFLLTFMIAQMAPWEVMVIAIYIIVRDADLLNSLVPLTVFYMVMVLPFTILTLRGYVAAVPKELEESAMVDGCTRGQAFVKVIFPLLAPGLMATSLFGFITAWNEFPLVLILNKDAEKQTLPLWLSSFESTFGDDWGATMAAASLFAIPILVLFVFLQRKAVSGLTAGAVKG from the coding sequence GTGAAGCGCTCCCCGATGGCCCGGCTGTGGCCCAACGCGACGGCCCTCGTCCTCTTCGTCGTCTTCGCGTTCCCCGTCTACTGGATGTTCGCGACCTCGCTGAAGCCCACCGGCGACATCATCGCGGACGACCCGGTCTTCGTCCCGACCGACATCACCTTCGACCACTTCGGCAAGGCGCTCGACGCCGACAACTTCTGGACCCTGGTCGGCAACTCGCTGACGGTGACCGTCCTCGCGGTGGTCTTCTCCCTCGTCATCGCGCTGCTCGCGTCCTTCGCACTGGCCCGCATGCGGTTCAAGGGCCGCCGCGGCTTCCTGCTGACCTTCATGATCGCGCAGATGGCCCCCTGGGAGGTCATGGTCATCGCGATCTACATCATCGTGCGCGACGCCGACCTCCTCAACAGCCTCGTCCCGCTCACCGTCTTCTACATGGTCATGGTGCTGCCCTTCACGATCCTGACGCTGCGCGGATACGTCGCCGCCGTGCCGAAGGAGCTGGAGGAGTCGGCCATGGTGGACGGCTGCACCCGCGGGCAGGCCTTCGTGAAGGTCATCTTCCCGCTGCTCGCCCCGGGCCTCATGGCGACCTCGCTCTTCGGCTTCATCACGGCGTGGAACGAGTTCCCGCTGGTCCTGATCCTCAACAAGGACGCCGAGAAGCAGACGCTGCCGCTGTGGCTCTCCAGCTTCGAATCGACGTTCGGCGACGACTGGGGGGCCACCATGGCCGCCGCCTCGCTCTTCGCCATCCCGATCCTGGTCCTCTTCGTCTTCCTCCAGCGCAAGGCCGTCAGTGGACTGACCGCCGGCGCCGTGAAGGGATAA
- a CDS encoding glycoside hydrolase family 3 protein — translation MTTIASGTDTLTRDALAVLQPGFTGTAAPSWLLRRLGEGLTSVGLFGRNIASADQLAALTAQLRAERDDVLVAIDEEGGDVTRLEVRTGSSFPGNHALGAVDDVALTEAVAHELGRRLAACGVNLNWAPSADINSNPSNPVIGVRSFGADTDLVARHTAAYVRGLQAAGVAACTKHFPGHGDTAVDSHHALPRIDADLPVLDSRELAPFRAAIAAGTRAVMSAHILVPALDPDRPATLSRRVLTGLLREELGFDGLIVTDGMEMQAISATYGIERGSVLAIAAGADAICVGGGLADESTVLRLRDALVTAVRSGELPEERLADAAARVRALASWTASAGAAAPAGSPAPASAPDGPEIGLVAARRALTVTRGPLHTPVTEAPYVAALTPVANIAVGDETPWGVGAELRRRLPGTETGSFSGEGAGAEVLAAAGSRRVVAVVRDVHRHAWMAEALHALVTARPDTVVVEMGVPQAPPRGALHIATHGAARVCGLAAAEAITAP, via the coding sequence ATGACCACCATCGCCTCCGGCACGGACACGCTGACGCGTGACGCCCTCGCCGTCCTGCAGCCCGGTTTCACCGGGACCGCCGCCCCCTCCTGGCTGCTGCGGCGGCTCGGTGAGGGCCTCACCTCCGTCGGCCTCTTCGGCCGCAACATCGCCTCGGCCGACCAGCTCGCCGCCCTCACCGCCCAGCTGCGCGCGGAACGCGACGACGTCCTGGTCGCCATCGACGAGGAAGGCGGTGACGTCACCCGCCTCGAGGTGCGTACGGGATCCTCGTTCCCCGGCAACCACGCGCTCGGCGCGGTCGACGACGTGGCGCTCACCGAGGCCGTCGCCCACGAACTGGGCCGCCGGCTCGCCGCCTGCGGCGTGAACCTCAACTGGGCGCCGTCCGCCGACATCAACTCCAACCCCTCCAACCCCGTCATCGGCGTACGGTCCTTCGGCGCCGACACCGACCTGGTCGCCCGGCACACCGCCGCGTACGTCCGCGGGCTCCAGGCCGCCGGGGTCGCCGCCTGCACCAAGCACTTCCCGGGCCACGGCGACACGGCGGTCGACTCCCACCACGCGCTGCCGCGCATCGACGCCGATCTGCCGGTCCTGGACTCCCGCGAGCTGGCCCCCTTCCGCGCGGCGATCGCGGCCGGCACCCGGGCCGTGATGAGCGCGCACATCCTGGTGCCGGCCCTCGACCCGGACCGTCCCGCGACCCTCTCCCGCCGCGTCCTCACCGGGCTGCTGCGCGAGGAACTCGGCTTCGACGGGCTGATCGTCACCGACGGCATGGAGATGCAGGCCATCTCCGCCACCTACGGCATCGAACGCGGCAGCGTCCTCGCGATCGCCGCCGGCGCCGACGCGATCTGCGTGGGCGGCGGGCTGGCCGACGAGTCGACGGTCCTGCGACTGCGGGACGCGCTGGTCACGGCGGTCCGCTCGGGCGAACTCCCCGAGGAGCGGCTGGCGGACGCGGCGGCCCGGGTCCGGGCCCTGGCGTCCTGGACCGCCTCGGCCGGCGCCGCGGCACCGGCCGGGTCCCCGGCACCGGCGTCCGCCCCCGACGGCCCCGAGATCGGCCTGGTGGCGGCCCGGCGTGCGCTGACCGTGACCCGCGGCCCGCTCCACACGCCGGTCACCGAGGCGCCGTACGTCGCGGCCCTCACCCCCGTCGCCAACATCGCCGTCGGTGACGAGACCCCCTGGGGCGTCGGCGCCGAGCTGCGCCGCAGGCTGCCCGGCACGGAGACCGGGAGCTTCTCGGGGGAGGGGGCCGGGGCCGAGGTGCTCGCGGCCGCCGGATCGCGCCGGGTGGTCGCCGTCGTGCGCGACGTCCACCGGCACGCGTGGATGGCCGAGGCCCTCCACGCGCTGGTCACCGCCCGGCCGGACACGGTCGTGGTCGAGATGGGGGTGCCCCAGGCGCCGCCCCGGGGCGCGCTCCACATCGCCACGCACGGAGCGGCACGGGTGTGCGGCCTGGCGGCGGCGGAGGCCATCACCGCTCCGTGA